ACGAGGCCACACTCTTTTGCTTCCGAGAACACCAAGTAATGACACTAGGGCCCAGGAAGAACACCGGCCCACTAGTGCTCTTTCTGTCAGTCGGAGCGCCGGCGTGATCAATGTCACTAAACCCAGTCAGGACAGTTCCTCCTCCGGCCTTGTATGTGCAGCCATAGCATAGTGTTCCTCAGACATACCTCGGAATCTGCTTGATGATCGCCCAATGTTGCTTACTAGGGGGCTGGAGGCTCTTCCATGAATCTGCTAGCAACCCCAAAAGGATAGGCGATGTCTGGCCGTGTGTTCACCAGATACCACAAGCTCCCAATGACACTGCGATACTTGGTGGCATCAATCACCTCTTCACTGTTCTTGCCGATCTTCAGACGATTCTCCGTGGGTCTGAAGCTGGGCTTGCAGTCCATCATACCTGCAAATTCCAGGATCTTGGCTGCATAGCTTGACTGTCACACTGTGATCACGCCGCCCTCTTGCTTTACCTCGATGCCGAGGTAGTAACTGAGCAACCCAAGATCGCTCATTCGAAATAGCTCGTGCATCTGGGTCTTGAACTGATCAATGGCGTTGCCAGTGGTGCCCGTGATGATCAAGTCATCCACGTACACACCCACCAGCAAGAAGTCGACGTCGTCTCCGCGCCTAAACCTTGCTTAAACTAAAGGAACTCAGATGGACACAAACTAAACCTTGTTTAAATTGGTACTTGACTTCCCACACTAACACCTACCTATGCAAGTTTAGATTATTTCTGAAAAAAATAACTTAGTACAAAGATACACCATATATTTACCATTTACaaaatttcaaattcaaattcaaccTACAACTCAAGAAACGAAAAGACAGAACTCTATTTTTGGCACCTCAACAACTAATCAACAAGTGAGAATTTCATCCCTTAAATCATGTTATGAATGGAGTGTCGGTTGAGCCAACTAACACTAACATAGCTGAATTTGTTGGTTTTTGTTTCTTGTGTTTCAAATTTTGATTTGAAAGTTTGTAACATGACAAGATTGATTGCAGCACATACGGTTCACCGGTTGCACCACATTCGTCCGTGTTTGAAGGGATAAGATCAATGGTTGTAACAGCCATTGTATTGTAGTAGTACATTGCTTGAGCGACAACTTATGTACATTTTACTTACTCCTCTCTATATGTATGTATACACTGCAAAAGATAAGAAACTTCCCAAAAAAAGAGATAAGAAACTAAGAGTGGAATTTGTCTGACCATGGAAGGAATGCTGATCCTGGGGAAGTTAGTTGTAACAGCCATCCTTGATATAGCAGGGAGCAGAGCATCTCAGTTTGAAAAGAAGATTCTTTGAGAATGAAGCTCATCTCTAGAGAAAGAAGCTTCTTGGAGAATCAATCAATGGCATGTGTAGCAGCAGAAGCTCCACTGCACCTGCACTCTGTCCATATAAAGAGGGGCATAGTGCAGCCCAACGATCCTCACAGTCACAGGCAAGAGAGAGGAAGAACCACAAGTCCATAAGCAATGGAGGGGAGAAACAAGGAGAGGGTGATGGCCGGCGCCGTCTTTGTGCTCTTCATCCTGCTGTCGGCCCAGCGGCTTCCGGTCGGAGTTGCCGACCCCGCCACGTCGGCGTTCTGCCAGTGCTACCTGGGCTGCTTTCAGTTTGACCCAGAGTGCAGCGGCGAAGGGTGGCAAAGGTGCCATGATTACTGCTGCGCCATAGCGTGCCGCTTCCCTGGGGACGCCGACTTCGACAGGGTGTGCGAGGGGACGGGCGGGCAGCAGGCTTGCGGCACGGAGGCCACCTTGGACACCGACCATATTGGTTAACTAATTGGTCTCCCGACCGTGAATTCATGGTTTCTCTTGTCTGCATTTTAGTaggtactactcctactactgcTGCTGATGATGCTGCGGCCAATTACTGGAGCGGCCGCCATGGCAAGGCCAAGGCCAAGCACGGCTAGACTCACTGTGGAGGCTGCACGGAAGCCGTCCTGTGATGATGCATGATATGAGTCTTGATGTGTTGTGATGTCTGATCATAGATTATAAATGACAGCCAGTTTATGTACATCTTATTTTGCTACAGTATATAATAAAGTCTCATGCGATTTAGTGATAATATGGTTATCACTAAATATATTTGATGTGCATCGTAACATATAATATATTTGACATGAACGTAGCCTGTTTCGAGAAACTACAGAGCAAAGAATGAGAGATGACGATGTTAAATACTAAAAAGACTTTGGATGGTTTCACTCGGATCGGTGAAATTCACTCATGTTGTTTCGCCAAATGAATCAGGGGCGTATCAGTCCCTCAAAACAACTTCGCAGTTCAATTTTCACACACTCGGTTCTTTAACTTGATCCGCCAAAGCATAGGTCTCTCAAAAAATCATGAATAAAGCTTCCCAAACTAAACATTTTTCTAGTGCACTCGGTATGAAAGAATTTGGTTGATTTTCACTCAATTTAGTGAAACTTactcttttttttttccttttcaaaACGAAACAGGCACGTGTTAGCCTCGTAGGCATCGCATCTCTCAAGAGAACTTGGCAGTTTTATTTTTCAAACTCTGTTCTTTAATTTCAAAAAATCTGCCAAAGAATCAATCAATAGTATCTGGTGAACCAGCATGTAGTAACTACTGTAACCGTTGCAAAATAACATGTCCGTATATAGGCTTATGCAACAGAAATGGTACTAGTTGCTATTCCTCTCTATGTGTATGTACACATTGCAAAGGGTAAGAAGCTTCGAATGCAATTTATTAATTTACAACATTTCTGATCCTCATCGTGATCAGAAATGTTGTAACGGCAATTtattaatttattaaggttttttCCCAGTTAGGAGAAGCTTCTTCCAGAAGCAATGGCGTACTAACAGCACATCCCCAGTGTGCTCCATATACAGAGGGGCATCTTGCACCCCAACAACTGTTACAGTGCACCCAACTTGAAAACACACGGCAAAAGTTACTAAAAAGACTTAAAATAACTTAACACAAAGACACACCATATATTTACAGTTACCAAAATTTCAAATTCGAATTTAGCCTACACCTTAAGAAACGACAGTAATAAATCGTGTTATGTATGAATAGTAGTTACAATAAACTGGACCATCAGTTGAGCCAACTAATGTAAGACTACCGTAGCTGAATTTGATTATTAATTTTCTCGTGGTTCAAATTCGGATTTGAAAGTTTGTAACATGAGATATGCAAGTTCTATGCGTTAAATTGTTTTCAGCTTTTTTTTGACAAATTTTAACGTGTGGTTTTCATGTACCAGTGGTGCACCGGTTGCAGCACAAACTTGGGTGCACCGGGCACGTCCTTGCTCAGAGGGATAAGATCGATGCGCGTATGTAGTAGTACATTGCTTGAGCGGCAACAACTTGTGTACATATTAGTACTTACTCATCTCCATACGTATACATTGCAAGATAAGAAACTAAGAGTGGAATTCGTGCGTTGATTCATAGAACAGGGAAACAATCCTCCTAGGGGAAGTTAGTTGTAACAACCATCCTTGATACGGCAGCAGCGGAGCAGAGCATCCCAGTTTCAAGACAAGATTCTTTGAGAATGAAGCTCTGCTCATCTCTGGAGAAAGATGCTTCTTCAGGATCAATCAATGGCATGTGCAGCAGCACAAGCTCGTCGACAGAAACCCTTCTCCACTGCACCTGCACTCCTACCCTATAAAGAGGGGAATGGTGCAGCCAGCCCAACGATCCTCACAGGCAAGAGAGAGGAAGAAGCACAAGTCCAGAAGCAATGGAGGGGAAGAAGGAGAGAGTGATGGCTGCCGCCGTCTGCGTGCTCGTCATTCTGCTGTCGGCCCGGCGGCTGCCAGTCGGGGTTGCCGACGCTTCCTCGACGTTCTGCAACTACTACCTGGGCTGCTTTCAGTTTGACCCAGAGTGCAGCGGCGAAGGGTGGCAGAGGTGCCATGATTACTGCTGCACCATAGCGTGCCGCTTTCCTGGGGACGCCGACTTCGACATGGTGTGCGAGGGGTCCGGCGGGGAGCAGGCTTGCGGCACGGAGGCCACCGGCAATGGTGAGTAAGATGGACACCGACCATATGGACTTCTCTCAAACTTCCGGGGTGGGATTAAacttctcctcctccgccgcccgcctcgccacgacATGACATGACGTGGgctgcgggaatgagccgagccgagctcacacctATGCGTACACGGTCGATGGGAGAGCAGGCCTCCAAAACCCCGCCTCTCCGGATTCTGTACGGGAGCGGGGCGAATAGATTTTTGGGAAGCTATGCCTAATATAGAGGCTTATGGATCATAAATGGGACCCTGAAAACGAGCAGACAAGCCTATACCTTTATAAGATGCACGCACATATACATTGCTTGAGCAAGAACAATTTGCGTGCTACATACTCctctatatatgtatgtatgtattgcAAAATTAAGAAAGTGATAATAGAGCTTGTCAGTCAATTCATGGAACAGGGAGGGGCAAAATTAAGAAAGTGATAATAGAGCTTGTCAGTCAATTCATGGAACAGGGAGGGGTAGTTGTAACAGCAAAGTGTTTTAGCTCGCTCCATCCTTGATCCGGCAAGAGCATCTGAGCTTCCATACCTGCAAAAGGAAAAGCTTCTTGGATAATCAAGCTCGTCTATGGAAAAACTTCTCCGAGAATCAATGGCGTGTGCGCCAGCACAAGCTTGCTTCACTTATTATCACTCCTTCTCCATTCGTTCACTGCACTCCGTATAAAGAGGGGCACCGTCGTACGTGCAACCCAACAGAAGTTGTCGCAGGCAAGGAAGAGTCCATCATCAATGgaggggaagaagaaggcgaCCGTGAAGGCTGCAGCCGTCTGCGTGCTCCTCGCCGTCCTGCTGTCGGCGCAGCAGCTGCCGGCGGCGGACGCGGCGTCGGCGTTCTGCAAATGCTACGTCAGCTGCTACTCCGACTGCAGGCTCAGGCACCCCCGGCTGTTCTGCAAGCCGCTCTGCGGCGTGGTGTGCGCCCTGGGCGGCCAGATGGGCGGCGGGTGCCCGGGGGTCTGCGGGGAGGCCTCGGGCTGCGTCGTCGACGGCGAGTCGGACGCTGCTGATGCTGATGCGGCGGCGACCTGCGTGGAGGATTGCCGCAAGCTCCGCAAGGCCATGAACGGTTAGAGCCACCGGCTTTGGCCTTTGGGGTTGCTGATGATGTCTTTTGTGGTGGAATAATAAATAAATTGATATGTGAGTGTTGGAAGTAAAAGGCAATGGGTATGGCAAATCATATACGTATGAGAATTTGGTTGGTTGTCACTCGGTTCAGTGAAATTTACTGTGTTCTTTGTGAAATATTGTAGTACTACACTGAAGAAAGCTAGTGATAGTTTGAGATATGTGAGAACCAGCAAAAAAAAATAGATGACCAGGTTCAGAGTTGCTCTATTTCACCTGATGATTCAGATGTAGTTGTGACGACCCAAAGTTGTCACAGAGCGTTTCATCATCACCAGGTCCATTTTTAGGCGGGGTGAGAGAGGCTCGAACTCTCGACCTCAGGATCACTCACGTTATTAGCTATGAGACCTACGCGCTAGCCAACTGcgccaccacccctttgttgtaTGATAAGCCAAACATCGGATTCTATCTTGGTTCAGATAAGCAAAGCACGGCTAAACAGGCGACCAGGTTTGTTCATACGCTGCCCAAATCGTTAAATCTAGAGTTGAAGAAATGGAGAAGGAACTGCAGAAATGCCAGCTTAAAAGGCCAGAGCCCTGCAACTTCTGAAAATAAAAGAAGTTCATGTTTACTACTCGCTCCCTATCAAAATATCGGACCTTTTTTGACACCGTCAGTGTCAAAAAAACCTCTTGTATtttgatacagagggagtacttgtgTAAAAATAGCACATTATAGTCCACGAATCAGATGTAAAATCTGGCATGGAGAGAACTTCCACTGGGCATCAGAATGTCCACAGCTCATACAATGTGCTAACTGAAGATAACCTGAGCGTTGGGTCACTCATGCCACCGCATCAATCACGACAGATCCTAGCACCAAGCGGAAATAATCTAAGTCGCAACTTAATATCTTAATAACCAATTTGGTACAGCACTGAGCGACTGCGGCTCGTCTTTGCGCTGATACAGATAGAACTAACTGTGCGCTTACTGGCGCAGCAGCTATGTCCGGGCCAAATCTTCCGTAAACAAGAACAGAAATTGGCACTAGTAAACTAGTAGTAGGTAGATCAGGTAGGCACCATAACTACGGGTTTCCATACAGAACCAATGGTGTGATTACAAAATATCATCAACGTGCGGCTGCAGTAGAACCCTTCACGTCGAACGGAGATCCCAACGGCGCGATCAGGCCCAGGCTCTGCATGATCTTGATCTGGCGCGCGCTACGCTGCTCCgatccccccttggccgccgcgcCCCTGCTCTGGTGGAGTTTGGTCAAATCAGTGTGCGAAATTCATTCGACAATCGTATTCAGAAGAATGGAGTGTCGACTTACAGGAGAAGAGTTGGGATCCTTGGTCTCGGGCTTTGTCGCCTTCCCCTTTCTAGGTTTCTTCTTCGCAGCACGGCTTGAGTCAGCCTCCAGCCCACTAGCGGCCCGCTTGGTGCTCAGTCCACCCTCTGTCTCAGTAGTAGCAGCCGCCTTTGCCTCGGTAGCTTCACAGATTCCAaagatcacttcatccacatacgCCATTTCAGCAGCAAGCTGCCTGTCTATGACGTCCCCCAGCAGTATATCCCTGACCATAGCTTTTATCTTCCGGTGGGTTCCTTCGACCGTCGAACCAGTTTTGTGCTGGCTTCGATTCACTGATGCCATGTCTCCTGCTTCAGCTGCATTTTCACTTGCGCTTGTATCATGGAGTTGTGGTGTGCTGTCCTCCGCCGCATCTGAATCCTTCAGATTGGTACAGCCCGATCGCTTTGAGGATCCTTCCTTTTTGGCCACCGATGTTCCTGATGATGCCTTCTTACCACTCTTTTTATCTCGCACAACAGAAGCTTGCTTTGGTGTCTTATCTCTCAAACCTTCAGCAGAATCTATACTCAAAGCTTTGTCGAGAGCACTTGCTTGCCTCACACCCTTCTGCTTTTTCCCTTTCTGAACAGCACCTCCACCTTTTGCACTGCTCCGAACTTCTTGGTCCTGCTCTATGCCTTCTTGCTTTCTGACTTTCTTAGTAGACGTCTTGGCTGTGGCCAATATGGTCAGACCATATGAAAAATAGAGAATTAGATACGTAGCAattaaagaaaaatatatttGTATCATTGATAGCAAGGCGATTTAAAACTTGATCAGCAAAATAAAACCACACAGGTGATAATTTACCAACAATGACACTGATACTGCTCCTAGAACATGTTACCTAATCACACCATTGTGAAAAGAATCACAAACGGTAACATATCACTGTTAACATAAACCACTAATGAAGAGGGATAACATGAATGATCAAACCACAAGGACCCCCATATCAATACACAGAACGTGTTTTTCTGCATATATTCTCCAGGCAAAAAACGGAAATTCACCTTTTGTGTTGACAACTTCCTCCTCATCATCACTGGCCGACTTAAAATGAGATAGCTCCTGCATTTGTAAGATTAAACATGGATCTCAACAACCTCTACCAAACTGTGATTCATAACATGTTCAAAGCAAAGGTGATTGCCCTACCTTCTGAAGCACCTCATGGAATGCTTCCATGGCTGTCTTATTTTCTTTCTTCAGAAACTGCATACAATGAGCTCATAGGAGAAATATTTAAAATTCAAAATGGTCAGGGTTGGATATCATTCATGCGTTAGAAGACAAAACAACTAACTTTCTTGGAAGTTAAATAACAAAAGCAGTTTATAGTTTATACAGCAGAATCATTTACCATAAAATTACTACAACTCTACAAGCAGCACATAAGTAGTGACGCTGGGTGAGGATTCGATTGATATGGCCGGTTTAGGTAGAAAAAACAAATAGGACAATTATTAACTAGAAAAAATTTCATTCAATCAGCTAAGTTAGTTTATTAGTTATGCAACaatgataaaataaaatacatgctttacctgtacaatCCTAAAACATATATGTGTGAGTCGTGCTATTGGTACATTCTGTTAGTTAGAACAAAGCATATTACAATTAAGAACAATTGTTAGAATTTCATTATCAACATATGCAATATTATATAATTTATCAAGTGTGTGTGAATATATGTCCGTCAATTCAGCCTTTTGGTTATATCAGTTTCCTGGAGTTAAAAACCTAAGGAAAccaaattgcaataatgattgaAGTTGTTGGTTATTTTCGTGTTTCAGCTGATTTAAGCTTCTTTAATACAGTTCAGTCAGTAACCACAACTCCATATTAGCATCCTCATGAGCTGTAGGATAGAAGATGTGCATACCATTTCGAATTCCATGTTAGACTTCCAAGGGTCAACATACAAGCTGAAAATAAAATAGTGAAGACAATTACCTTTATTGTAAAGATTATCAGTTGATCGCCACTAGAAAGAAAAGAAAGGCTTCACATGTTATTAGGACCCTTACTCTAGGCATGTGCCATACAGTCGAACCAGAGCATCATGGCtggtcttcttcttggccttgctACTGGCACATGCTTCATCAATGACCTTGAATTCAGAAATAGAAGTGGTCTAAATATGTGCATGGGAAGCTAGGATGAAGAACATAACAGTTGGGAAAAGTCTGAAATGTTTTGTCTTTGCATCATACAAGTACAAAGGTTGTGGCATTGGCACTTGAGACTTGACCACACTATCTTACTCATACATGATCTATATAATTGATCTACTACAGATGCAACCATCTGCCAGCGTTCAATTTAAGCTGATGTACAATGCAACAAGCATATTCACTGCCATCTAGAATTATTTTAGAACCATACTGGCATCGAATGCAGCAACAAAATGGTTCAACATGTTGGGGTAATCTAAATTGCTTATCTGCAGCAAAGCAAAGGTATTTAGCTAGTTGAAGTATGAAGTGCTCAGAAGGTGTATGCATCATACCTGGGCTGGCCACCATGAGGAGCCATCATGCTTAACCCATGTTATATCTCCTAAACGGAAATTCTGCCTTGGGTTAAGTTCTGGAGGTTCAGAACTTGATGTGCATGCAGCCATGCCACCATGACTTTTCTCTGCACTTCTCTTCACCATAATGATCAATTCAAACCTGCAACAGCATTAAACAAGAAATGTTAGTATTGATATTGCCCACTCTGACTGCTTGTTAGCTTGACAGAAAGCTATTCGACCAAAAGATCAACTTAAATTCACTGTTATAAAAAGCAGTCACATAAGCCTGACTAAGTGTTAGGCAGCAACAACCGCCTGCCTGGCAGCTAACACCTGAAATCATCTGCAAGGAGTAGTGTGGCAGATGCAATAACCCACCAATTACTCAAACAAGGCTACAGCTCATTCCATGGTATGGCTGAACATTCCAACATCAGATACACACCATCACTTCCATGTGACATGTCCAATTAGGCAATTAGTGAATCAGAGCATCAGACTGGCTCTGGAGATCTCAAATGGGATATCGCCTTACTCTCAGTCTCTCACCGAAGCTTAAGCAGTTACTCAGTATCATTATATCCCTAAAAAGCACTTGCTCGGTGAATTAAAGGGGGGGTGCAGGAACAAAACTCGTCCAATAAATCAGGTGCAGACTTCTGCACTCTGAAGTTCGCTGGCATTTGAGTATATGCCCTCGTCCAGCAGTCTCTTGATAAAATGCATTGGAAGTTGAATGTGCTTCTCATGATTTACCTTGAGGGATGTGTTTTAACGAAAAATCAACAAGATGCCGCACATTTATTTGCAATTTGACACAAATGACGCATGTACAGGTGGCCCCAGGCCCCGCATGTCAGACAAAGGCGTGACACTTTGCCAAATTCCTCGTTCTTCACATAACAAAATCGATTAACCCCTTCACTCGAGAAAAAAATCAATTAACCCTTTTTACCCGGCCAAGGAAAAGGCAGCTTTGGCCCTTCTTTCCGTTGCTCCAGCACACAGCATAGATAGACAGGAGGCGGAGAGCTTTCGCTCTTTGCACTTGCACGTGCACGGCGCGCCCTGGGATAATGGCTTGACCGATGCCAGCAAAAATTCGATTAGTCCACACATAATGTGGTCCGTCGCGCCTCTCCCCTCGCAAATCCCCCCCTCGAAAGCAGCCATATCTCGTCTCGCGAACAAAACCTAGGGTTCGTTCGTACGACGCAAAATCGAGGGCCAAAACCTACGATCTGGCAAGCGGATGGGACGAGCGGCGAGATGGTGCGGGGATAACCTCGCTGGCAGCCGCCGCCCTGGGTCTCTGCCGGTCGCCGGGCTGGATGGGGGCGTGCTGTTCCAGCAGCGGAAAGAGGGGGAGCAGGTGGGCGCGGCGAGCAGGGAGGGAGCGGGAGAAGAATGCACACGGGGTGGGGCGAAGGGAAGCACCTCGCCGCAGGACGCCGCGCGGTCGCCGGCCGGAGTGGCCGCAGTGGTGGAGCAGGCTGCCCCGCTCCTTGGCGACGGCGAGGCTGCGCTGGGTGGAGAGGTCGAGGGTTCGAGTGTGAATGGAGAGGCGAGCTGAGGGAGCTCGGGTTTGATTATTGCCTTGGGGGCAAATGGGTCTTTTTGGTTTCATTCACACTCTCGAGCGTGGGGGCGGACAGGCTGGCATGGCAAGGAGCTGAATTATTTCTTCTTGGCGAATAATCGGGCTTCACCTGCTGTGCAATCTAATCtcagagcatctacagccggttCCGTCAAATCCAGCCCCTTATACGTCTATAGACTGTGTCGGACTCGAACAGCCCCTCATAAATCATGTTTGACAGTCACACATCTCAAATCCAAACTCTCAAATTCATGCAAACCTATGCATGTCCATTATACACGTGAATGACGCACCATTGCAGCTCCACAAACAGTTCTTCAGCGAGCTTGGAGCACTCTGAATGCCCTCTTCACATCCTTCATGGATGCCTCTTGCATTGTTGCAAAGTGGCTTTGTTTGTTGCCTTGGGGTTCGGATATGGTCTTAAACGCCGCTCAGTGAGGATATATAACATTGGCAAGATAGTACCCCATGTTGTAGTCACTGCGTTGACAGTTAGGTTGCATGGCGGTGGTTGCCCGTTACAAAGTCTCCTAAACACGAAAGATCACTGAAGCACATTAATGTCGTTGTGAGAATCAGACATTCCAAAGAAAGCATGTCAAATCCACAAGTCATGTGATGTTATTGCTTCCAACATGATGGCGGTCTCTTTGGTGTGACCTTGTACATCCCGCTCAAACCTTTAGGGCACTTTTTTCATTGCCAATGCATGCAATTTGAATCGAGCATACCTGGAAACCTTGCCTCTCGAATAGCTGGCAACATTTCTGTATCCGGCACATTTGGTTCGCTCATATACTCTGCTCCAAACACATGCACCACGGTACGGGCAAACTTGACCGTGGTCTCTAGGCATGTGCTCTTCCTCGTCCGGACCATCTTACCAATGGCATCAGCGGCGGTACCGAATGGAAGTATCCTCAGAGTAGTCGTGCATTTCTGCTTAGTAGAGAATGATAGTTATCTTCAACAATCCCTGGTGAGCTTGAAGTAGGGATCGAGTGCCTCCACTCCCTCCCTTTGATTGTGCCCTTGAAGTTGAGAATGTGCTCCACCTCCCAGTCCATTTCCTGTTGGATGCTCATGATCATGATCATCTCAGCTTTCTCGTCATTTTGAATCATTTCATCAAGTTGTGCCCCGTCCATACTCCTCGTCTGATGAACCGCCCGAATCCATCGTTTTGCATCGGAGTAGGTGAGATCCGATTCAAAATACAACTTTCAACTCTAGTGATTACCATAATTGAACACTTAAATTCTCCCCTTCGAGGTGGTCGCCGACGCAGAGCCTGGATAGGAGGAAGATGGTACATCCATAAGGAACGGTGATGAGGGAAGAAGTGCATAACGACGACACATAAGGGATGAAGAAAAAATTAGTGCTTACGTTGATGATTCTGTTAACAATGAAATTTTGAATATTCTAATTATCAAGGCTAATCTTGAAGATGCCATTTGTTGGACACACGCTCCTAATTCAGATTGTAAAAGAAAAAGTGCATACAAAACTTTTGTGTAGGAGATCCAAGGCAGCTCTTTGTGAAG
The sequence above is a segment of the Aegilops tauschii subsp. strangulata cultivar AL8/78 chromosome 6, Aet v6.0, whole genome shotgun sequence genome. Coding sequences within it:
- the LOC109757159 gene encoding uncharacterized protein isoform X2; the encoded protein is MVKRSAEKSHGGMAACTSSSEPPELNPRQNFRLGDITWVKHDGSSWWPAQVIDEACASSKAKKKTSHDALVRLYGTCLDLYVDPWKSNMEFEMFLKKENKTAMEAFHEVLQKELSHFKSASDDEEEVVNTKAKTSTKKVRKQEGIEQDQEVRSSAKGGGAVQKGKKQKGVRQASALDKALSIDSAEGLRDKTPKQASVVRDKKSGKKASSGTSVAKKEGSSKRSGCTNLKDSDAAEDSTPQLHDTSASENAAEAGDMASVNRSQHKTGSTVEGTHRKIKAMVRDILLGDVIDRQLAAEMAYVDEVIFGICEATEAKAAATTETEGGLSTKRAASGLEADSSRAAKKKPRKGKATKPETKDPNSSPGRGGQGGIGAA
- the LOC109757159 gene encoding uncharacterized protein isoform X1, whose amino-acid sequence is MVKRSAEKSHGGMAACTSSSEPPELNPRQNFRLGDITWVKHDGSSWWPAQVIDEACASSKAKKKTSHDALVRLYGTCLDLYVDPWKSNMEFEMFLKKENKTAMEAFHEVLQKELSHFKSASDDEEEVVNTKAKTSTKKVRKQEGIEQDQEVRSSAKGGGAVQKGKKQKGVRQASALDKALSIDSAEGLRDKTPKQASVVRDKKSGKKASSGTSVAKKEGSSKRSGCTNLKDSDAAEDSTPQLHDTSASENAAEAGDMASVNRSQHKTGSTVEGTHRKIKAMVRDILLGDVIDRQLAAEMAYVDEVIFGICEATEAKAAATTETEGGLSTKRAASGLEADSSRAAKKKPRKGKATKPETKDPNSSPSRGAAAKGGSEQRSARQIKIMQSLGLIAPLGSPFDVKGSTAAAR